The Pseudanabaena sp. BC1403 genome includes the window GATGGTATCGAAGTCTGCGAACGCATCAAAGCCATTCCCAAATATAGCCCAATTCCGATCATTATGGTCACAGCCCTTACTGCTAAGGAAGATCTAGCTCAATGCTTAAATGTAGGGGCTAATGACTTTGTTAGCAAGCCTGTTAATGCTCTTGAACTGCGGGCTAGGGTGCAATCAATGTTGAGAATGAAACAACAATACGATGCTTTGCAAATATCCCTCGATCGCCAGTCCGTCTTAGAAGTAGAAAAGAGAGAGTTATTAGAGAATCGTAATGCTGAACTAGAGCAGCAAGTGTCGTTGCGGACTGCGGCACTTAAGGCGGCTTCAGATATGATTACGCATAATGCTCTCCACGATGTCCTCACGGATTTACCAAATCGACGGCTGTTGTTGCAACGGATTGAGTTAGCAATTCAGCGATCGCATCAATTAGAGTCCTATGGTTATGCAGTTTTGTTTCTAGATTTAGATCAATTTAAAATCGTTAATGATAGTTTGGGGCATATCATTGGCGATCAACTGCTAATTAGCATCGCTGAAAAGCTAAAATCTCATTTAGAGGATGTTTATTTAGTAGCTCGATTTGGTGGTGATGAGTTTGTCATTTTGTTGGAATATATTGCCAATATTGATGAAGTAATTAAGATTACAGAATGCATTTTAAATGATTTTCAAATACCATTAATTTTGAATGGCGGCGAAATATTTATTAATGTCAGTATTGGTATCGTCTTAGGAAATACAGATTACCATCAACCCGACGATCTGCTCCGTGATGCCGATATCGCTATGTACAAAGCGAAAGCACAGGGGCGCAATTCCTACAAGATTTTTGATGTCAAGATGCATGATCAGGCGATTAAGCGACTGACTCTAGAAACAGATTTGCGTAATGCGATCGAGCGTCAAGAGTTTATGGTTTATTATCAGCCAATTATGGACATTCTTAATGGCGATCGCTTAATTGGTTTTGAAGCCTTAGTCCGTTGGCAACACCCAACTCGCGGCATGGTTTCTCCTATGGATTTTGTAGTGATCGCTGAAGAAACAGGATTAATTGTCGCTCTTGATAGTTGGATATTTCACGAAGCTTGCCATCAACTCGTCAAATGGAAGGCAAAATTTGCGAGTTCTCACGACCTAAAAATGAGTATCAATCTATCGGCACAGGATATTCGCAACCCCAACTTACTGACAGATATCGATCGCATATTGGCGAAAACAGGCTTAGATGGAAAATCGATCACTTTAGAAATTACTGAGAGTATGTTAATTGCGGATATTAACCAAACAATCGATCTACTCTCTCAAATTAAAGCCAGAAATATCCAAGTTAGTATTGATGATTTCGGTACAGGCTATTCATCGCTAAATTATATCCATCGGTTACCTGCGGATTACTTGAAAATCGATCGCTCCTTTGTCAATCAAATGCAAGCAGCAAGCCGTAATTACCAAATCGTGCGTACCATCGTCGCCTTGGGCAATCAAATAGGATTAGCCATTGTTGCCGAAGGTATTGAGACATCAGAGCAGTTGCAA containing:
- a CDS encoding EAL domain-containing response regulator, whose translation is MSDLSILIVDDEPDNFDVIEALLNEYHYELNYASSGQEALESLKILEIDLILLDVMMPDMDGIEVCERIKAIPKYSPIPIIMVTALTAKEDLAQCLNVGANDFVSKPVNALELRARVQSMLRMKQQYDALQISLDRQSVLEVEKRELLENRNAELEQQVSLRTAALKAASDMITHNALHDVLTDLPNRRLLLQRIELAIQRSHQLESYGYAVLFLDLDQFKIVNDSLGHIIGDQLLISIAEKLKSHLEDVYLVARFGGDEFVILLEYIANIDEVIKITECILNDFQIPLILNGGEIFINVSIGIVLGNTDYHQPDDLLRDADIAMYKAKAQGRNSYKIFDVKMHDQAIKRLTLETDLRNAIERQEFMVYYQPIMDILNGDRLIGFEALVRWQHPTRGMVSPMDFVVIAEETGLIVALDSWIFHEACHQLVKWKAKFASSHDLKMSINLSAQDIRNPNLLTDIDRILAKTGLDGKSITLEITESMLIADINQTIDLLSQIKARNIQVSIDDFGTGYSSLNYIHRLPADYLKIDRSFVNQMQAASRNYQIVRTIVALGNQIGLAIVAEGIETSEQLQILRDLGCQFGQGYLFSKPLSAQEIEAKFIP